The following coding sequences lie in one Haematobia irritans isolate KBUSLIRL chromosome 3, ASM5000362v1, whole genome shotgun sequence genomic window:
- the LOC142229986 gene encoding uncharacterized protein LOC142229986 isoform X1 yields MNYTAPSNIHQCLLCKRYHPLRFCRQFLNMDVGSRRREVRRLGYCVNCLARSHRTYECTSEIACRHCREEHHTLLHIAALPRVTLDEIERGRVHSDVRHLITSRRVQENILREAIDRQRIRDNVKVKQNRQMRLVDVKRKGTRVSRTSPRREILRTAMEALQRLKDALEQ; encoded by the coding sequence GGCCCCTAGCAatattcatcaatgtcttctcTGCAAGCGTTATCATCCACTCCGGTTTTGCAGACAATTTCTCAACATGGATGTCGGAAGTCGCCGTAGGGAAGTTAGGAGACTCGGATATTGCGTAAATTGCCTGGCTCGTTCTCACCGGACATACGAATGCACCTCTGAAATTGCCTGTCGACATTGCAGAGAGGAACATCACACTCTACTGCACATTGCCGCACTTCCTCGAGTGACGTTGGATGAAATAGAAAGAGGACGTGTTCATTCTGATGTAAGACACCTCATCACAAGCCGTCGTGTCCAAGAAAATATTCTACGAGAAGCAATAGATCGCCAACGGATTCGCGACAATGTTAAGGTAAAACAGAATAGACAGATGCGACTAGTTGACGTGAAACGAAAAGGAACTCGAGTGTCAAGAACCTCCCCACGTCGTGAAATTTTGAGGACCGCCATGGAAGCACTGCAGCGATTAAAAGATGCCCTCGAACAATAA
- the LOC142229986 gene encoding uncharacterized protein LOC142229986 isoform X2: protein MAPSNIHQCLLCKRYHPLRFCRQFLNMDVGSRRREVRRLGYCVNCLARSHRTYECTSEIACRHCREEHHTLLHIAALPRVTLDEIERGRVHSDVRHLITSRRVQENILREAIDRQRIRDNVKVKQNRQMRLVDVKRKGTRVSRTSPRREILRTAMEALQRLKDALEQ from the coding sequence GGCCCCTAGCAatattcatcaatgtcttctcTGCAAGCGTTATCATCCACTCCGGTTTTGCAGACAATTTCTCAACATGGATGTCGGAAGTCGCCGTAGGGAAGTTAGGAGACTCGGATATTGCGTAAATTGCCTGGCTCGTTCTCACCGGACATACGAATGCACCTCTGAAATTGCCTGTCGACATTGCAGAGAGGAACATCACACTCTACTGCACATTGCCGCACTTCCTCGAGTGACGTTGGATGAAATAGAAAGAGGACGTGTTCATTCTGATGTAAGACACCTCATCACAAGCCGTCGTGTCCAAGAAAATATTCTACGAGAAGCAATAGATCGCCAACGGATTCGCGACAATGTTAAGGTAAAACAGAATAGACAGATGCGACTAGTTGACGTGAAACGAAAAGGAACTCGAGTGTCAAGAACCTCCCCACGTCGTGAAATTTTGAGGACCGCCATGGAAGCACTGCAGCGATTAAAAGATGCCCTCGAACAATAA
- the LOC142229986 gene encoding uncharacterized protein LOC142229986 isoform X3 yields the protein MDVGSRRREVRRLGYCVNCLARSHRTYECTSEIACRHCREEHHTLLHIAALPRVTLDEIERGRVHSDVRHLITSRRVQENILREAIDRQRIRDNVKVKQNRQMRLVDVKRKGTRVSRTSPRREILRTAMEALQRLKDALEQ from the coding sequence ATGGATGTCGGAAGTCGCCGTAGGGAAGTTAGGAGACTCGGATATTGCGTAAATTGCCTGGCTCGTTCTCACCGGACATACGAATGCACCTCTGAAATTGCCTGTCGACATTGCAGAGAGGAACATCACACTCTACTGCACATTGCCGCACTTCCTCGAGTGACGTTGGATGAAATAGAAAGAGGACGTGTTCATTCTGATGTAAGACACCTCATCACAAGCCGTCGTGTCCAAGAAAATATTCTACGAGAAGCAATAGATCGCCAACGGATTCGCGACAATGTTAAGGTAAAACAGAATAGACAGATGCGACTAGTTGACGTGAAACGAAAAGGAACTCGAGTGTCAAGAACCTCCCCACGTCGTGAAATTTTGAGGACCGCCATGGAAGCACTGCAGCGATTAAAAGATGCCCTCGAACAATAA